A section of the Spirosoma pollinicola genome encodes:
- a CDS encoding transposase — MVGTKHPAPKQGHPLLLDQCVPQQNLYRRLKHAIDLSFLYQVVQPFYGKCGRQSIDPVVFFKLMLVGHLENLTSDRAIIRCCQLRLDILYFLDYAS; from the coding sequence ATGGTAGGAACAAAACACCCCGCTCCAAAACAAGGCCATCCTCTGCTACTCGACCAATGTGTACCCCAGCAGAATCTATATCGACGCTTAAAACACGCCATTGATTTATCCTTTCTATATCAAGTTGTCCAGCCCTTCTACGGCAAATGCGGGCGACAATCGATTGATCCGGTTGTTTTCTTCAAATTAATGCTGGTGGGGCATTTGGAAAACCTTACGTCGGATCGGGCTATTATTCGCTGCTGTCAACTCCGATTAGACATCTTGTACTTTTTGGACTACGCTAGCTAG
- a CDS encoding DDE-type integrase/transposase/recombinase: MFGPPTSPIFRWRPDFSIYVQLLNAPVSRWHSRFVLSWQLSNTLLVDFCLDVLQEVLDRWGSPRIFNTDQGSQFTSPRFLAPLKAAQIQISMDSEGRTLDNIFAERLWRTVKYEHVYLYAYPDGLTLHRGLTKYFQLYTYQCNHQSLDY; this comes from the coding sequence ATGTTTGGTCCACCGACATCACCTATATTCCGATGGCGACCGGATTTCTCTATTTATGTGCAGTTATTGAACGCTCCGGTGTCCCGGTGGCACAGTCGGTTTGTGTTGAGTTGGCAGCTATCGAATACTCTATTAGTTGATTTCTGTCTTGATGTTTTACAAGAAGTACTTGATCGGTGGGGAAGCCCCCGAATTTTTAATACTGATCAAGGGAGCCAGTTTACTAGTCCACGCTTTCTGGCGCCCTTGAAAGCCGCTCAAATCCAAATCAGTATGGATTCTGAAGGCCGAACTTTGGACAATATTTTTGCCGAGCGGTTGTGGCGGACGGTTAAATATGAGCACGTATATTTATATGCCTATCCAGATGGATTAACGCTACATCGAGGTTTAACCAAGTACTTTCAATTGTATACTTATCAATGCAATCACCAGTCATTGGATTACTAA
- a CDS encoding AraC family transcriptional regulator: MQPIFPTYSIGHFINQPGNHTEFEITQFGQMDVPDVEDPHKHTFYEIIWIDSGESKQTIDYTEYALTPQSLFFISPGQLHFFEEWEHLAGGSILFTEDFFLLNYQNKDRLFELIFLDNVHTNACIRPDEESYAAIRHTINLILVERHHTDSSLAICQSLLHILLQQIQRSINNQSGQRISKRYLIVYKKFKCLLDRHFARNITANAYAAMLHITQHQLNFITKHVTGKTATAVIRARSILEAKRLLTFTDLTILEVASQLNYFDSSYFAKIFRAELGLSPNEFRAASQKR; encoded by the coding sequence ATGCAACCTATCTTCCCCACCTATTCCATCGGTCACTTCATTAACCAGCCCGGCAACCACACCGAGTTTGAAATAACTCAGTTTGGCCAGATGGATGTCCCGGACGTTGAGGATCCGCACAAACATACGTTCTATGAAATTATCTGGATCGACTCGGGGGAAAGTAAACAGACCATTGACTACACCGAGTATGCGTTGACGCCACAGTCGTTGTTTTTTATTTCGCCCGGACAGCTTCACTTTTTCGAAGAGTGGGAGCACCTAGCCGGTGGCAGCATCCTGTTTACCGAGGACTTTTTTCTGCTCAACTATCAGAACAAAGACAGGTTATTTGAGCTCATCTTTTTAGACAACGTTCATACCAACGCCTGTATTCGTCCAGACGAGGAAAGCTACGCGGCTATAAGACACACAATCAACTTGATTTTAGTCGAACGCCATCATACAGATTCCTCGTTGGCCATTTGCCAATCACTCCTGCATATCCTGCTGCAACAAATTCAGCGCTCTATTAATAATCAGAGTGGACAACGAATATCAAAAAGATACCTGATCGTCTACAAAAAGTTCAAGTGTTTACTGGATAGGCATTTCGCCAGAAATATCACGGCTAACGCCTACGCGGCTATGCTACATATAACGCAGCACCAACTAAATTTTATTACCAAACACGTAACCGGCAAAACGGCCACCGCAGTCATTCGGGCGCGTAGTATACTGGAAGCTAAACGTTTGTTGACGTTTACCGATCTAACCATTCTGGAAGTTGCTTCCCAGCTTAACTACTTCGATAGCTCCTACTTCGCCAAAATTTTTAGGGCGGAACTAGGCCTCTCACCTAACGAATTCAGAGCCGCCAGTCAGAAAAGGTAA
- a CDS encoding alpha-L-rhamnosidase-related protein: MKKHASFTLILLIFLGLKVHAQSIHPSLLTKNWTAFWIASSKETLRSYGIYVFRKTLDLPQKPSSFIVHVSADNRYKLYVNEKLVSLGPARGDLLYWNFETIDIAPYLRSGKNIVAAKVWNEGDLRPEAQLSVRTAFILQGNTVAEEIINTNTSWLCQQDSSYRPLAVKNTFGYYVAGPGESIRMKTHIKDWEKALFDDKNWKPAHVLFEGTPKGVGASPYGWALVPSRIPPMELTPQRLSRVRKVTGLSIPSPFPSLPSTITVPANTKACLLLDQSVLTNAYPTLIMSRGLNARVTLTYAEALNQGGDKGNRNEVEGKVMVGREDLIIADGSNQQTFTSLLWRTYRYIQLTIETKNEPLIIDDVFSTFTGYPFKNQAMLNSEDPELNKMLDIGWRTARLCAFETYMDCPYYEQLQYIGDARIQALVSFYNAGDDRLVRNALDLMDHSRLAEGVTQSRHPSATPQMIPSFSLWWIGMLHDYWKYRPDQTFVKNKLPGMRQVLSFFSHYQQPNGSLKDVPYWLFSDWAVDGKGWNFGAPPIDKSGHSALLDLHLLWTYQLAAELEAGLGEPSHAGAYKKQVELLKKTIQKKYWDKSRMLYADTEEKDFFSQHTNTLAILTGLITGQPATNLARKIIAESGLAQASIYYKFYLHQALVRAGLGNEYLNWLTIWRENITLGLTTWGETSDVKTTRSDCHAWGASPNIEFFRTVLGIDSESPGFRTIKIEPHLGALKKKAGQMPHPNGRIDVRYKLVNKQWMVQIDLPTNTSGHLLWKGKRHPLLSGKNSFVL, from the coding sequence GTGAAAAAGCACGCTTCCTTCACGCTTATTTTATTGATTTTTCTGGGTCTAAAAGTCCATGCTCAATCGATTCATCCATCACTGCTGACGAAGAACTGGACGGCCTTCTGGATCGCTTCGTCCAAAGAAACACTTCGCTCGTATGGCATTTATGTTTTCCGAAAAACCCTTGATTTACCGCAAAAACCGTCGTCCTTTATTGTTCACGTATCAGCGGACAATCGCTATAAATTATACGTTAATGAAAAACTGGTTTCACTGGGCCCGGCACGAGGTGATTTACTTTACTGGAATTTCGAAACTATTGACATTGCTCCGTATCTGCGGTCTGGTAAAAACATAGTAGCCGCTAAGGTCTGGAATGAAGGCGATCTTCGACCTGAAGCTCAACTCTCCGTCCGAACAGCGTTTATTCTCCAGGGAAATACGGTTGCGGAAGAAATCATCAACACAAATACCAGCTGGCTATGTCAACAGGACAGTAGTTATCGCCCGTTAGCTGTCAAAAATACTTTCGGGTATTACGTGGCCGGACCTGGGGAGTCTATTAGGATGAAGACCCATATTAAAGACTGGGAGAAAGCCTTATTTGATGATAAAAACTGGAAACCAGCCCATGTGCTTTTTGAAGGAACGCCTAAAGGAGTTGGAGCCTCGCCTTATGGATGGGCACTGGTACCCTCTCGGATTCCACCAATGGAACTCACTCCTCAACGCCTATCAAGAGTCCGAAAGGTTACCGGACTAAGCATTCCATCCCCATTTCCATCACTCCCATCCACCATTACAGTTCCGGCCAATACAAAAGCCTGCCTCCTACTTGATCAATCGGTTTTAACCAATGCCTATCCAACGTTAATCATGAGTCGGGGCCTAAACGCCAGGGTGACACTTACGTACGCTGAAGCCTTAAATCAGGGCGGGGATAAAGGCAACCGGAATGAAGTAGAGGGTAAAGTGATGGTTGGGCGCGAAGATCTTATCATCGCCGACGGCAGCAACCAGCAAACCTTTACATCACTGCTTTGGCGAACGTATCGCTACATTCAACTGACTATCGAAACAAAGAACGAGCCCTTGATTATTGATGATGTGTTCAGCACCTTCACGGGGTATCCGTTTAAGAATCAGGCTATGCTGAACAGCGAAGACCCGGAATTAAATAAGATGCTGGACATTGGCTGGCGAACGGCCCGATTGTGTGCCTTTGAAACCTATATGGACTGTCCCTACTATGAGCAGCTTCAATACATTGGGGATGCCCGAATTCAGGCCTTAGTTTCGTTTTATAACGCTGGTGATGATCGCTTGGTGCGGAACGCGCTGGATCTGATGGATCATTCGCGCCTGGCGGAAGGCGTTACGCAGAGTCGCCATCCATCTGCAACACCCCAGATGATTCCATCTTTTTCGTTGTGGTGGATTGGCATGTTGCATGATTACTGGAAATACCGCCCAGATCAGACTTTCGTAAAAAACAAGCTACCTGGCATGCGGCAGGTTCTTTCATTTTTTAGCCATTACCAGCAACCCAATGGCTCGTTGAAAGACGTTCCCTATTGGTTATTCTCAGACTGGGCTGTCGACGGTAAGGGTTGGAATTTTGGAGCCCCTCCTATTGACAAGAGTGGCCATTCGGCACTTTTGGATTTACACCTGCTGTGGACTTACCAGTTGGCCGCGGAATTGGAAGCTGGTCTGGGTGAACCGTCTCATGCGGGTGCTTACAAAAAACAGGTCGAATTGTTAAAAAAAACGATTCAGAAGAAGTACTGGGATAAATCCCGCATGCTCTACGCCGATACAGAAGAAAAAGACTTCTTCTCTCAGCACACCAACACGCTGGCTATTTTGACAGGCTTGATTACGGGTCAACCGGCCACAAATCTTGCCCGTAAAATAATTGCCGAATCTGGACTGGCACAGGCGTCTATTTACTATAAATTTTACCTGCACCAAGCTTTAGTGAGAGCAGGGTTAGGTAATGAGTATTTAAACTGGTTGACTATATGGCGGGAAAATATAACGTTAGGCCTAACGACCTGGGGGGAAACATCAGACGTAAAAACCACTCGTTCTGATTGCCATGCCTGGGGTGCTAGTCCTAATATTGAGTTTTTTCGGACCGTCCTGGGAATTGACAGCGAAAGCCCTGGATTCAGGACGATAAAGATTGAACCGCATTTAGGAGCCCTGAAAAAAAAAGCCGGTCAAATGCCACACCCCAACGGAAGAATAGATGTGCGTTACAAACTAGTTAATAAGCAGTGGATGGTTCAGATTGATTTGCCAACAAATACGTCAGGGCACCTACTCTGGAAAGGAAAACGCCATCCATTGCTGAGCGGTAAAAACTCTTTCGTCCTGTAA
- a CDS encoding IS3 family transposase, protein MSIRQQCKLLDLARSIYYYQPVGESAENLALMERIDKLFTDRPELGVRRMHQELTKPEEPLNIKRIRRLIRLMGLEAVYPKPNLSKLAEGHQIYPYLLRGGPI, encoded by the coding sequence TTGAGTATTCGTCAACAATGCAAGTTATTGGATTTGGCCCGGTCCATCTATTACTATCAGCCCGTTGGTGAATCGGCTGAAAATCTGGCATTAATGGAACGGATCGATAAACTCTTTACCGACCGGCCTGAGCTGGGCGTTCGGCGCATGCATCAAGAGTTAACCAAGCCTGAGGAACCTCTCAACATTAAGCGGATACGTCGTTTGATACGCTTAATGGGGCTGGAAGCGGTCTATCCCAAACCCAATTTATCGAAACTAGCCGAAGGCCATCAAATCTACCCCTATCTATTGCGAGGGGGACCTATTTAA
- a CDS encoding KUP/HAK/KT family potassium transporter translates to MNALLGAYPTLTDSMSSSSINKVSPQGLLIAIGIVFGDIGTSPLYVLAAVVRGHQLTETLVLGTLSCIFWTLTIQTTIKYVLITLQADNKGEGGIFSLYALVHRFSGRWLLIPAIVGGAFLLADGLITPPISVSSAIEGLLIFDPKLETEPIVIGILIGLFVIQQFGTQLLGKLFGPVMLVWFTFIGFIGFLALLAHPSVLLALNPLYAFRLLTQYPGGFWLLGGVFLCTTGAEALYSDMGHCGRDNIRVSWIYVKLTLLLSYAGQTAYLMNHLGKQVGETSPFYSIVPAPLTIFSIILATLATIIASQALISGAFTLVGEAMRLNFWPRQRVAYPSDERGQLYVPFVNWGLMIGCILIVLHFKESKNMEAAYGLAVTLTMLMSTVLINAYLRMKQTNPILSTLITALFLVVETTFLIANMVKVEEGGWISITLGLLLMGMMVFWYQGETITHEFIHYDTLPGNLPVLKTLSNDLSVPKFATHLVYLTSADDYQKIEAETLFSILNRAPKRADIYWFIHLCVQDEPYGMRYKVDTLAAEDVYFVTFYLGFRVEPRLNFLFRQVVLDMVADKEVTIDTPYRSLNVHRIAGDFRFVLFKRFLSYDNELSTYQKLIMRGYLLLKRIALSTKESYGLDTSNVVTEAVPLVLSPIKRLDLERLPSELSHPFSPPA, encoded by the coding sequence ATGAACGCGCTACTTGGTGCTTACCCCACTCTGACTGATTCTATGTCTTCCTCTTCGATTAATAAAGTAAGCCCTCAAGGCCTATTAATTGCCATCGGCATTGTCTTTGGTGATATTGGTACCTCGCCATTATACGTCCTGGCGGCCGTCGTGCGCGGGCACCAACTTACCGAAACGCTCGTCCTAGGTACGCTGTCCTGCATCTTCTGGACCCTCACCATACAGACCACCATCAAGTACGTCCTGATCACCCTTCAAGCCGATAACAAAGGCGAAGGGGGCATCTTTTCCCTCTACGCGTTGGTCCACCGATTCTCGGGTCGATGGCTGCTGATTCCCGCTATCGTCGGGGGAGCCTTTCTCCTGGCGGATGGCCTTATTACACCTCCCATCTCCGTCTCCTCCGCCATCGAAGGCCTACTGATCTTCGATCCAAAACTAGAAACCGAGCCCATTGTCATTGGCATTCTGATTGGCTTATTTGTCATCCAGCAGTTCGGTACGCAACTGTTAGGCAAACTCTTCGGGCCGGTTATGCTGGTTTGGTTTACATTCATCGGCTTCATTGGCTTTTTAGCCCTGTTGGCCCACCCCTCGGTACTACTTGCCCTCAACCCCCTTTACGCCTTCCGGTTACTAACTCAGTATCCGGGTGGATTCTGGTTACTGGGTGGGGTGTTCCTCTGTACCACCGGGGCCGAAGCCCTCTACTCGGACATGGGCCACTGCGGTCGAGACAACATCCGGGTGAGTTGGATTTACGTTAAACTAACCCTATTACTCTCTTACGCGGGTCAGACTGCTTATCTGATGAATCACTTGGGGAAACAAGTAGGGGAGACCAGCCCATTTTACAGCATTGTGCCCGCTCCACTGACGATTTTCAGCATTATTTTAGCGACCCTGGCCACCATCATCGCTTCTCAAGCCCTCATTAGCGGTGCCTTTACCCTGGTGGGCGAAGCGATGCGGCTTAACTTCTGGCCCCGTCAGCGCGTAGCTTACCCTTCCGACGAGAGGGGGCAGCTCTACGTCCCCTTTGTCAACTGGGGGTTGATGATTGGCTGCATTCTGATCGTCTTGCATTTTAAGGAATCCAAAAATATGGAAGCGGCTTATGGCTTAGCGGTCACGCTGACGATGCTCATGTCTACGGTGCTGATTAATGCCTATCTGCGCATGAAACAGACTAATCCCATACTGAGTACGCTGATTACGGCCCTATTTTTGGTTGTAGAAACTACTTTTTTGATAGCTAATATGGTTAAGGTTGAAGAAGGAGGCTGGATTTCGATTACCCTAGGGCTCCTACTAATGGGCATGATGGTCTTCTGGTATCAAGGCGAAACCATTACCCATGAGTTCATTCATTATGACACCCTGCCAGGTAACCTCCCCGTACTCAAAACCCTCAGTAATGACCTGAGCGTTCCTAAGTTTGCCACGCATTTGGTCTACTTGACTTCAGCGGATGACTACCAAAAGATTGAAGCTGAAACCTTGTTCTCGATTCTAAACCGAGCCCCCAAACGGGCCGACATCTATTGGTTCATCCATCTGTGTGTGCAGGATGAGCCCTATGGTATGCGCTACAAGGTAGATACCCTCGCGGCCGAAGATGTATATTTTGTTACCTTTTACTTGGGCTTCCGCGTCGAGCCCCGGCTGAATTTTCTATTTCGGCAAGTAGTGCTGGACATGGTCGCTGATAAAGAAGTAACCATTGACACCCCCTATCGCTCGTTGAATGTCCACCGAATTGCGGGGGATTTTCGATTTGTGCTCTTCAAGCGCTTTTTGTCCTATGATAATGAGCTAAGTACTTACCAAAAGCTGATCATGCGGGGTTACTTGTTGTTGAAGCGGATTGCCTTATCCACCAAGGAATCGTACGGTTTAGACACGAGCAACGTCGTGACCGAGGCGGTGCCGCTAGTATTGAGCCCCATCAAACGGTTGGATTTAGAGCGTCTCCCATCCGAGCTGAGCCATCCCTTCTCCCCACCAGCTTAA
- a CDS encoding RNA polymerase sigma factor — translation MANRYYAKLIHYGQKFTSDRQIVEDALQDVLVRLWVSRRTLNDTPSVKFYLLKAFRHQLFKAMQNFPRNPTIQVDTQEYNMEFSVEDHYIQQETEVNVRNEVDERLAHLPLRQREVIYLRYFQSLTIEEIADILTIRPQSVSNLVQRALAKLRESWPIILILILDFLSK, via the coding sequence ATGGCCAACCGTTATTATGCCAAGCTCATTCACTATGGACAGAAATTTACGTCTGATAGACAAATAGTTGAAGATGCCCTTCAAGATGTGTTAGTTCGGTTGTGGGTAAGCCGACGTACGCTTAATGATACGCCCTCTGTAAAATTTTACCTTTTAAAAGCCTTTCGACATCAGCTTTTTAAAGCGATGCAGAATTTTCCACGTAACCCAACTATTCAGGTCGACACTCAGGAATATAACATGGAATTCTCTGTTGAAGATCACTACATCCAGCAGGAAACCGAAGTGAATGTCAGAAATGAGGTAGACGAACGTCTGGCTCATCTCCCCTTGCGGCAGCGGGAGGTAATTTATTTACGTTATTTCCAGAGTCTTACTATTGAAGAAATTGCGGACATACTGACAATTCGACCTCAATCCGTTAGTAATTTAGTTCAGCGGGCTTTGGCCAAACTACGGGAGAGCTGGCCTATAATCCTTATTCTTATCCTTGACTTTTTGTCTAAATAA
- a CDS encoding IS110 family transposase, translated as MIGAARAVSKNTLDWAVYANKGIIWQTQSENSPVAIRAIIKQLLALPNFQIANCVVCMEHTGLYNAHALEVLFQAQLPIWLEASLHIKQAGGLQRGKSDNVDAQRIAEYAYRFQDRTRLWKPARPVMKKLAEFTRLRQRLQGMISQLKVPLNEQKRFGDRALTTQL; from the coding sequence TTGATCGGGGCCGCCCGTGCGGTTTCTAAGAACACTCTTGACTGGGCTGTTTATGCCAATAAAGGCATCATCTGGCAAACCCAATCGGAAAATTCACCCGTGGCCATTCGGGCAATTATCAAACAACTCCTGGCTTTGCCCAACTTCCAGATCGCAAACTGTGTGGTCTGCATGGAACATACTGGACTTTACAACGCACATGCCCTGGAGGTGCTTTTTCAGGCTCAATTACCAATTTGGCTGGAAGCTTCCCTGCATATTAAACAAGCTGGCGGACTGCAACGAGGAAAGTCAGACAACGTTGATGCTCAGCGCATTGCTGAGTACGCTTATCGCTTTCAAGACCGGACTCGGCTCTGGAAGCCTGCTCGACCCGTCATGAAAAAACTGGCTGAATTTACTCGACTTCGTCAGCGTCTGCAAGGTATGATCAGCCAGTTGAAAGTGCCTCTGAATGAGCAAAAACGATTTGGCGACAGAGCCCTGACTACCCAACTCTAG
- a CDS encoding glycoside hydrolase family 2 TIM barrel-domain containing protein: MRTLILIVCLLSTLETSAQPGKHPGKSLPTTLAVRTQLFDQEWVFLKDSVSGAEQPEYDDSGWRRLRLPHDWSIEDLPGQGSEAIVGPFSKTSVGATSTGYAVGGTGWYRKTFTLKSAYQAKNISIQFDGVYRNVDVWLNGHHLGYHAYGYTPFVFDLTPYLRPADQPNVLAVRVRNEGQNTRWYTGSGIYRHVWLTIAEPVHLAPWGIVITTPQVSSKAAQVQISTNVKNDQASAAQVTVQVSLQTSDGQFVKDIKKTVTLTDQAIVTQTLSIPQPTLWSVDTPYLYRATITIWQNNRKVDSLSSQFGIRTIHFDAQTGFTLNGRRILLKGGCVHHDNGPLGAVAIDRAEERKVELLKANGFNAVRSSHNPPSPAFLDACDRLGMLVIDEAFDMWERLKKPHDYHLDFDTWWERDLTAMIQRDRNHPSIILWSIGNEISERADSSGLVITKKMVSLVHKLDLTRPTTEAICSFWEHPGMQWDASAKAFALLDVGGYNYEWKHYESDHQQFPNRIMVGTETFAKEAFENWQQVEKHPYVIGDFVWTAMDYMGETAIGHSLMQPKSEKDSTTAVLPWPWFNAYCGDLDLIGTKKPQSYYRDVVWRNSPIQMAVHAPIPNGMKESVTNWGWPDEHQSWTWPGAEGKPLQVRVFTRSSRVQLLLNGHQIGDQTLPDSSIVAIFSVPYQPGTLEAVSLHNGQETGRVRLTTTSAAHHIRLTADRPTLKAGPDELAYISAEVVDAQENTVPTTETSLSFQVSGEGYLAAVGNGNPTDMASFQQPERKTYRGRCLAIIRPGETKGIIKVKASANGLQSAEITLVIH, translated from the coding sequence ATGAGAACATTAATCCTCATTGTTTGCTTACTCAGTACGCTTGAAACAAGTGCTCAACCGGGAAAACACCCAGGTAAGTCACTACCTACTACACTGGCCGTCCGAACCCAGCTCTTCGATCAGGAATGGGTATTTTTAAAGGATAGCGTGTCTGGGGCAGAGCAGCCTGAGTATGACGATTCTGGTTGGCGACGATTACGCTTACCCCACGACTGGAGCATCGAGGATCTACCGGGCCAGGGGTCGGAAGCCATTGTGGGGCCATTTTCAAAAACTAGCGTGGGTGCTACCTCAACGGGCTATGCGGTTGGCGGTACGGGGTGGTATCGAAAGACCTTTACGCTTAAGTCTGCTTATCAAGCAAAGAATATTTCCATTCAGTTTGACGGTGTTTACCGGAATGTGGATGTGTGGCTAAATGGCCATCATTTGGGCTATCATGCGTATGGATACACACCATTCGTATTTGACCTTACCCCCTATCTTCGTCCAGCAGATCAACCAAATGTTCTGGCCGTTCGGGTACGAAATGAGGGGCAAAATACGCGCTGGTATACAGGTTCCGGCATCTATCGGCACGTCTGGCTAACAATAGCTGAACCCGTTCATCTTGCCCCCTGGGGGATTGTCATAACGACTCCACAGGTTTCCAGTAAAGCTGCGCAGGTGCAGATCAGTACAAACGTAAAAAATGACCAGGCGAGCGCAGCACAAGTCACCGTACAAGTGTCTCTACAAACCTCGGATGGGCAGTTTGTAAAAGATATTAAAAAGACAGTAACCCTGACCGATCAAGCCATAGTCACCCAAACGCTGTCAATACCACAGCCAACGTTGTGGTCAGTTGATACACCCTACCTGTACAGAGCTACGATAACGATTTGGCAGAACAACCGAAAAGTGGACAGTTTATCGTCTCAATTTGGGATACGGACTATTCACTTCGACGCCCAGACTGGATTCACCCTGAACGGCAGACGCATTTTACTTAAGGGGGGCTGTGTCCACCACGATAATGGACCATTGGGGGCCGTAGCCATCGACCGGGCAGAGGAACGAAAGGTCGAACTACTGAAAGCAAACGGATTCAACGCCGTTCGAAGTAGCCACAACCCACCATCGCCCGCCTTTCTGGATGCCTGCGACCGATTAGGGATGCTGGTTATTGATGAAGCATTCGATATGTGGGAACGACTGAAAAAACCGCACGATTATCACCTTGACTTCGATACCTGGTGGGAACGCGATCTAACCGCCATGATTCAGCGAGACCGAAACCATCCATCCATTATTCTGTGGAGCATCGGCAATGAAATTAGCGAACGTGCTGACTCATCTGGACTGGTCATAACTAAAAAAATGGTCAGTTTGGTCCATAAACTTGATTTGACCCGCCCGACGACGGAGGCCATTTGTAGTTTCTGGGAACACCCCGGTATGCAATGGGACGCGTCCGCTAAAGCATTTGCGCTATTAGATGTTGGTGGGTACAACTACGAATGGAAACACTACGAATCAGATCATCAGCAGTTTCCAAATCGCATTATGGTCGGTACCGAAACGTTTGCTAAAGAAGCTTTCGAGAACTGGCAACAGGTAGAGAAACATCCATATGTTATCGGCGACTTCGTCTGGACCGCGATGGATTACATGGGTGAGACGGCCATTGGTCACTCACTTATGCAACCTAAAAGTGAGAAAGATAGCACCACTGCGGTATTGCCCTGGCCCTGGTTCAACGCCTACTGTGGCGATTTAGATCTGATTGGCACGAAAAAGCCCCAATCCTATTACCGCGATGTGGTCTGGCGCAATAGTCCCATCCAAATGGCCGTTCACGCGCCTATACCCAATGGCATGAAAGAGTCTGTCACCAACTGGGGATGGCCCGATGAACACCAAAGCTGGACTTGGCCAGGGGCTGAGGGAAAGCCCTTGCAGGTTCGCGTTTTCACCCGAAGCTCACGAGTTCAACTTCTGCTGAATGGTCACCAAATTGGAGATCAGACGTTGCCGGACAGCAGTATCGTCGCTATTTTTAGCGTCCCTTATCAGCCCGGAACATTGGAAGCTGTTAGTTTACACAATGGACAGGAGACTGGCCGCGTAAGGCTGACGACAACTTCAGCAGCCCACCATATCCGGCTCACGGCTGATCGGCCGACATTGAAAGCAGGTCCCGATGAACTGGCTTATATATCCGCAGAAGTGGTAGACGCTCAGGAAAACACAGTTCCTACTACGGAAACCTCACTTTCGTTTCAGGTAAGTGGAGAGGGTTATCTGGCGGCTGTTGGTAATGGTAACCCAACAGACATGGCTAGTTTTCAGCAACCGGAAAGAAAAACGTATCGGGGTCGGTGTCTCGCTATTATTCGGCCCGGTGAAACGAAGGGGATCATTAAGGTGAAGGCGTCAGCTAATGGCTTGCAATCCGCCGAGATTACGCTTGTCATCCATTGA
- a CDS encoding recombinase family protein, with the protein MKLGYARVSTQDQNLALQLDALNAAGCAKIYQKKASGSKTERPELNRLLEIIREGDTLMIWKLDRLGRSLNHLIEIVTQLEGQHVGLVSLNDPIDTTTAQGRLVFHIFASLAEFEREVIRERTLAGLASARRRGQLLGRRKGLSKAGEQKARLGESLYKEAKYPVEQIARELHISKTTLYKYLRLRGVEIGASI; encoded by the coding sequence ATGAAATTAGGTTACGCCCGTGTCTCTACACAAGATCAAAATCTGGCGCTTCAGCTAGATGCCCTTAATGCAGCAGGTTGCGCAAAAATCTATCAGAAAAAAGCCAGTGGGTCTAAAACCGAACGCCCTGAATTAAACAGGTTACTCGAAATCATCCGGGAGGGAGACACCTTGATGATTTGGAAGCTAGATCGACTGGGCCGTTCCCTGAATCACTTGATCGAGATTGTTACTCAGCTCGAAGGGCAACACGTTGGGTTAGTCAGTTTAAATGACCCGATTGACACCACGACGGCGCAAGGTCGGCTCGTTTTTCACATTTTTGCCAGTCTAGCCGAGTTTGAAAGGGAAGTAATTCGGGAGCGTACTTTGGCGGGTTTGGCCTCCGCCCGTCGACGAGGTCAGCTTTTAGGTCGTCGAAAAGGGCTATCCAAAGCTGGTGAGCAGAAAGCCCGCCTTGGTGAAAGTCTCTACAAAGAAGCCAAGTACCCAGTTGAACAAATTGCCCGCGAGTTACACATCTCTAAAACTACCCTGTATAAATATCTCCGTTTACGCGGGGTCGAAATTGGCGCTTCGATTTAA